A window of the Thermoleophilia bacterium SCSIO 60948 genome harbors these coding sequences:
- a CDS encoding cytochrome ubiquinol oxidase subunit I: MLDLPLLIAQVGTAVDQPYLLEARQMQALSLGVHIPLVCFGIAFPAMVLFAEGLYLRTGNHVYRALAKRWSKVMLILFAIGVVTGTILSFELGLLWPNFMSTFGEVFGFAFTLEGISFFTEAIFIAIYVYGWDRLSDKRHFLAGIPIMISGFTGSLFVISVNGWMNNPVGFDLTSEGTVENVRPLAALFNSNLWHELFHMYLAGFIVAGFIVASVYAFGWIRGRRTPYHRAALIIPLTIASLAVPMQLIVGDWAARTVAENQPTKLAAFEGLQETTEGAPLTAGGIYIDGEVYGGITLPNLLSLLAFHDPNATVEGLDAVPAADRPPVGVVRNSFQVMVGIGFAMMIVAAIYLLTWLRRRRLPRSKWFYRAVVLAAPASVVALIAGWITTEVGRQPWIVYGVMRTEEAVTGADQIVIGYGVLVAVYLALGGVVFWLLRRLAKQPLDDEVGDAAGPQAKAVG, from the coding sequence ATGCTTGACCTCCCGCTCCTGATCGCTCAGGTCGGCACCGCCGTCGACCAGCCTTATCTCCTCGAGGCGCGCCAGATGCAGGCGCTCTCGCTCGGCGTCCACATCCCGTTGGTCTGCTTCGGGATCGCCTTCCCGGCGATGGTCCTGTTCGCCGAGGGGCTCTACCTACGGACGGGCAACCACGTCTACCGTGCTCTGGCCAAGCGCTGGTCGAAGGTGATGCTGATCCTGTTCGCGATCGGCGTCGTGACCGGGACGATCCTGTCGTTCGAGCTCGGCCTGCTGTGGCCGAACTTCATGTCGACCTTCGGCGAGGTCTTCGGCTTCGCCTTCACCCTCGAGGGGATCTCGTTCTTCACCGAGGCGATCTTCATCGCCATCTACGTCTACGGCTGGGATCGGCTGTCGGACAAACGCCATTTCCTCGCCGGGATCCCGATCATGATCTCGGGGTTCACGGGGTCGCTGTTCGTCATATCGGTCAACGGCTGGATGAACAACCCCGTCGGCTTCGACCTCACATCAGAGGGCACGGTCGAGAACGTGCGGCCGCTCGCGGCGCTGTTCAACTCGAACCTCTGGCACGAGCTCTTCCACATGTACCTGGCGGGCTTCATCGTCGCCGGGTTCATCGTCGCCTCGGTCTACGCGTTCGGCTGGATCCGCGGCCGGCGGACCCCCTACCACCGCGCCGCGCTGATCATCCCATTGACGATCGCTTCGCTCGCCGTCCCGATGCAGCTCATAGTCGGGGACTGGGCGGCCCGGACCGTCGCCGAGAACCAGCCGACCAAGCTCGCCGCCTTCGAGGGCCTGCAGGAGACCACCGAGGGCGCGCCTCTGACCGCCGGAGGGATCTACATAGACGGCGAGGTCTACGGCGGGATCACTTTGCCGAACCTGCTCTCGCTGCTCGCCTTCCACGACCCCAACGCGACCGTCGAGGGGCTGGACGCCGTGCCCGCCGCCGACCGCCCGCCGGTCGGGGTCGTGCGAAACAGCTTCCAGGTGATGGTCGGGATCGGCTTCGCGATGATGATCGTCGCGGCGATCTACCTGCTGACGTGGCTGCGCCGCAGGCGCCTGCCGCGGTCGAAGTGGTTCTACCGCGCCGTCGTGCTGGCCGCCCCGGCGTCGGTCGTCGCGCTGATCGCCGGCTGGATCACGACCGAGGTCGGGCGACAACCGTGGATCGTCTACGGCGTCATGCGAACCGAGGAGGCCGTGACGGGCGCCGATCAGATCGTGATCGGCTACGGGGTGCTGGTCGCCGTCTACCTCGCGCTCGGCGGCGTCGTCTTCTGGCTGCTGCGAAGGCTGGCCAAGCAGCCGCTCGACGATGAGGTCGGGGACGCTGCGGGCCCTCAGGCGAAGGCGGTCGGCTGA
- a CDS encoding GatB/YqeY domain-containing protein, giving the protein MSILDQVNADTREAMKARERDRVAALRMIADALQKDAKEGSGNEVAVLRRERKRREEAASAYSDAGDAGRADAERSEAELISGYLPAELSDEELAEIVDAAVAESGAESPKEMGKVMPIAMGRVQGKADGKRVSAAVRERLTGGAG; this is encoded by the coding sequence GTGAGCATCCTCGATCAGGTCAACGCCGATACGCGCGAGGCGATGAAGGCCCGTGAACGCGACCGCGTCGCCGCGCTGCGGATGATCGCCGACGCGCTCCAGAAGGATGCGAAGGAGGGCTCGGGAAACGAGGTCGCCGTGCTGCGCCGCGAGCGAAAGCGCCGCGAGGAGGCGGCGAGCGCCTACTCCGACGCCGGCGACGCCGGACGCGCCGACGCCGAGCGCTCGGAGGCCGAGCTGATCTCGGGCTACCTGCCGGCCGAGCTCTCCGACGAGGAATTGGCCGAGATCGTCGACGCCGCCGTCGCCGAGTCCGGTGCCGAGAGCCCGAAGGAGATGGGCAAGGTGATGCCGATCGCGATGGGCAGGGTGCAGGGCAAGGCCGACGGCAAGCGCGTCTCGGCCGCCGTTCGCGAGCGCCTCACCGGAGGGGCGGGCTGA
- a CDS encoding PhoH family protein, whose product MARQTLTLDNAVAAELAGSEDSTLRELESRLGCQLYLRGNILTLDGEEADVARAATMVDELVGMVERGHTLAPASVETVSGAVEQDADPSAIVDDVVWRHRAVKIAPKTVNQKLYVDAIREHTVSFGIGPAGTGKTFLAVAMAVAAIEQRDVSRVILTRPAVEAGERLGFLPGDLQAKVDPYLRPLFDALYVMLDPERVTGYFERGVIEVAPLAFMRGRSINDAFVILDEAQNTSPEQMKMFLTRLGFGSRMVVTGDVTQIDLPRDERSGLIAASEILAEVDGIAFTRFGREDVVRHKLVQRIVDAYDAYGARQRGEVPGGGGERRGRPS is encoded by the coding sequence GTGGCTCGCCAGACGCTGACCCTCGACAACGCCGTCGCCGCCGAGCTCGCCGGCTCGGAGGACTCGACGTTGCGCGAGCTCGAGTCGCGACTCGGCTGCCAGCTCTACCTGCGCGGCAACATCCTCACGCTCGACGGCGAGGAGGCCGACGTCGCGCGCGCAGCGACGATGGTCGACGAGCTGGTCGGGATGGTCGAGCGAGGCCACACCCTCGCGCCGGCGAGCGTCGAGACCGTGAGCGGCGCGGTCGAGCAGGACGCCGACCCGAGCGCGATCGTCGACGACGTCGTCTGGCGCCACCGCGCGGTGAAGATCGCGCCGAAGACGGTCAATCAGAAGCTCTACGTCGACGCGATCCGTGAGCACACCGTCTCGTTCGGTATCGGTCCGGCGGGCACCGGCAAGACCTTCCTGGCGGTGGCGATGGCGGTCGCCGCGATCGAGCAGCGCGACGTCAGCCGCGTGATCCTGACGCGCCCCGCGGTCGAGGCCGGCGAGCGGCTGGGATTCCTTCCCGGCGACCTACAGGCGAAGGTCGATCCCTACCTGCGCCCGCTCTTTGACGCGCTCTACGTGATGCTCGACCCCGAGCGGGTCACCGGCTACTTCGAGCGCGGCGTCATCGAGGTCGCGCCGCTCGCCTTCATGCGCGGGCGCTCGATCAACGACGCGTTCGTCATCCTCGACGAGGCCCAGAACACCTCCCCCGAGCAAATGAAGATGTTCCTGACCCGGCTCGGGTTCGGGTCGCGGATGGTCGTCACCGGCGATGTCACGCAGATCGACCTGCCCCGCGATGAGCGCTCGGGTCTGATCGCCGCCTCGGAGATCCTCGCCGAGGTCGACGGGATCGCGTTCACGCGCTTCGGCCGCGAGGACGTCGTGCGCCACAAGCTGGTCCAGCGGATCGTCGATGCCTACGACGCCTACGGCGCCCGGCAGCGCGGCGAGGTCCCCGGCGGGGGCGGAGAGCGGCGAGGGCGTCCAAGTTGA
- the era gene encoding GTPase Era, whose protein sequence is MLIGTEGTRSGFVGLAGRPNAGKSTLVNAIVGAKVAIVSDRPQTTRRAIRGVATDAEAGWQMILTDLPGVQRPRDHLTQRMQKRVERELVDSDVALLVLNAEQGVGPGDRFIADTMLGARRSAEGAAATPVICAVNKCDRLKLGGHVEVLSAAAELEVVDEIFPISARRGDGVADLVARLAELLPAGPFMYEPDTRSDLSSEVHLAELVREQVLRRTRAEVPHAVEVRLDEFEHRDDGIFEIHAQVWVETPSQKGIVIGKGGKMIGDIGTAARKVLETELGGQVFLDLEVQVRDHWRREGEMLDRLGIE, encoded by the coding sequence ATGCTGATCGGCACGGAGGGAACCCGGTCGGGGTTCGTCGGCCTCGCCGGCAGGCCGAACGCCGGCAAGTCGACGCTCGTCAACGCGATCGTCGGCGCCAAGGTCGCGATCGTCTCCGACCGCCCGCAGACGACGAGGCGCGCGATCCGCGGGGTGGCGACCGACGCCGAGGCCGGCTGGCAGATGATCCTCACCGACCTGCCGGGGGTACAGCGCCCGCGCGATCACCTCACGCAGCGGATGCAGAAGCGGGTCGAGCGCGAGCTGGTCGACTCCGATGTCGCGCTGCTGGTCCTGAACGCCGAGCAGGGCGTCGGTCCGGGCGACAGGTTCATCGCCGACACGATGCTCGGCGCGCGTCGCAGCGCCGAGGGAGCCGCGGCCACACCCGTGATCTGCGCCGTCAACAAGTGCGACCGGCTGAAGCTGGGCGGGCACGTCGAGGTGCTGAGCGCCGCGGCGGAGCTCGAGGTGGTCGACGAGATCTTCCCGATCTCGGCGCGTCGCGGTGACGGTGTCGCCGACCTCGTCGCGCGGCTGGCGGAGCTGCTGCCGGCCGGGCCGTTCATGTACGAGCCGGACACGCGGTCGGACCTCTCGAGCGAGGTGCATCTCGCCGAGCTCGTGCGCGAGCAGGTCCTGCGCCGGACGCGGGCCGAGGTCCCGCACGCGGTCGAGGTGCGGCTCGACGAGTTCGAGCATCGCGACGACGGCATCTTCGAGATCCATGCGCAGGTCTGGGTCGAGACGCCGTCGCAGAAGGGGATCGTGATCGGCAAGGGCGGCAAGATGATCGGCGATATCGGCACGGCCGCTCGGAAGGTCCTCGAGACCGAGCTCGGCGGCCAGGTCTTCCTCGACCTCGAGGTCCAGGTCCGCGACCACTGGCGGCGTGAGGGCGAGATGCTCGACCGGCTCGGGATCGAGTAG
- a CDS encoding cytochrome d ubiquinol oxidase subunit II: protein MLVDLCVAVLLLGIVLYAVLGGADFGAGFWDLTAGGAERGSRIRGMVKAAMGPVWEANHVWLIFVLVVFWTAFPIAFGATMQTLYIPLFLAAVGIIFRGTAFAVRGQAATISEARLIGAAFALASVLIPFFLGATIGGVASGRVPVGEPGDPFTSWANPTGILAGVLAVVVGAYVAAVFLSGDSVRAGERDLADSFRRRALGAASVAGVISVGGLFVIRSDAPELYDGLTSGGGLAMVIASVVVGAITLGLLVTRHFEIARYTSGVTVATVLIGMALAMRPDFLPGQLTLADAAAGDPTLIATLIVTAVAVVILAPSLFILYRLVLQGRLDRDFKPLLAAERHEEAGS, encoded by the coding sequence ATGCTGGTCGATCTCTGCGTCGCAGTCCTGTTGCTCGGGATCGTGCTCTACGCGGTTCTCGGCGGCGCCGACTTCGGCGCCGGGTTCTGGGACCTGACCGCGGGCGGCGCCGAGCGCGGCTCGCGCATCCGCGGGATGGTCAAGGCGGCGATGGGGCCCGTCTGGGAGGCCAACCACGTCTGGCTCATCTTCGTCCTGGTCGTCTTCTGGACCGCGTTCCCGATCGCGTTCGGCGCGACGATGCAGACGCTCTACATCCCGCTTTTCCTCGCAGCTGTCGGGATCATCTTCCGCGGCACGGCGTTCGCGGTCCGCGGTCAGGCCGCGACGATCTCCGAGGCGCGGCTGATCGGCGCCGCGTTCGCGCTCGCCTCCGTCCTGATCCCGTTCTTCCTCGGCGCGACGATCGGTGGCGTGGCGTCGGGTCGCGTTCCGGTCGGCGAGCCGGGCGACCCGTTCACGAGTTGGGCCAACCCGACCGGAATCCTCGCCGGAGTCCTGGCGGTGGTCGTCGGCGCCTACGTCGCGGCGGTCTTCCTCAGCGGTGACTCGGTCCGCGCGGGCGAGCGCGATCTCGCGGACTCGTTCCGCAGGCGGGCGCTCGGCGCGGCGAGTGTCGCCGGGGTGATCTCGGTCGGCGGGCTGTTCGTGATCCGCTCCGACGCGCCGGAGCTCTACGACGGGCTGACGAGTGGCGGTGGGCTCGCGATGGTGATCGCTTCGGTCGTGGTAGGCGCGATCACGCTCGGGCTGCTCGTCACCCGCCATTTCGAGATCGCCCGCTACACATCGGGCGTAACGGTGGCGACCGTGTTGATCGGGATGGCGCTCGCGATGCGGCCGGACTTCCTGCCGGGCCAGCTCACCCTGGCCGACGCCGCCGCCGGCGATCCGACCCTGATCGCGACGCTGATCGTCACCGCGGTCGCGGTCGTGATCCTCGCGCCGTCGCTCTTCATCCTCTACCGGCTCGTGCTCCAGGGCCGGCTCGACCGCGACTTCAAGCCGCTGCTCGCGGCCGAGCGACACGAGGAGGCCGGGTCGTGA
- the ybeY gene encoding rRNA maturation RNase YbeY has translation MSVELGDVPAELRDAAAAALAARGVSDGHLSVELVSAERIHELNRAHRDRDRPTDVLSFPVDGIGEVAGPRELGDVVICPEHTEDIVEATVHGVLHLCGMDHETDDGEMLELQEQVMSRLAGARSS, from the coding sequence TTGAGCGTCGAGCTCGGCGACGTCCCGGCCGAGCTCAGGGACGCCGCCGCGGCGGCGCTCGCGGCGCGCGGGGTGAGCGACGGGCATCTGTCGGTGGAGCTCGTCAGTGCCGAGCGGATCCACGAGCTGAACCGTGCGCACCGCGACCGTGACCGCCCGACCGACGTCCTCTCGTTCCCGGTCGACGGGATCGGCGAGGTCGCGGGACCGCGCGAGCTCGGCGACGTCGTCATATGCCCCGAGCACACCGAGGACATCGTCGAGGCGACCGTCCACGGCGTGCTCCACCTCTGCGGGATGGACCACGAGACCGACGACGGCGAGATGCTCGAGCTCCAGGAACAGGTGATGTCGCGTCTCGCCGGGGCGAGGTCGTCCTGA
- a CDS encoding DUF222 domain-containing protein, which yields MPDVPDDDGDDRDDGREDLRDLSLGSLEDEITSIASSLASRQARWLALVAEFDRREGWASWGMRSCSDWIAWRCSLSSRSAREQVQVARALVDLPLIRAEFEAGRLSYSKVRALTRVADAESEADLIELATHTTASQLIGAVRSLEQVDDLALREREEARRVSWFWNDDGCLELRAVLPAEEGALLVAAIDAAQEELFALDDHDTEEPSGHSASGAAAPNGSRNGAAAPVSEPEAEPVPPPTNADALLYVAEKALARSTPGGPAAERRSLVVHLDLEADHAHVEGGPALHPTTARRLGCDTAAIAAIERGERVLSVGRRTRSVPPSIRRALAGRDPRCRFPGCRSRRGLDAHHVVHWQDGGETSLENLVLVCRSHHRALHEGGCSVEQAPDLPHRFRFRDPHDRVLEPAPSPPDPPASDSRPDPTLLGPLHTGSGERVDRALAIEALIAIRKVARERRKRGRDRDGPGLDYS from the coding sequence ATGCCAGACGTGCCCGATGACGATGGCGACGACCGCGACGATGGTCGCGAGGACCTCCGAGATCTGTCCCTCGGATCGCTCGAGGACGAGATCACCTCGATCGCCTCGAGCCTCGCGAGCCGCCAGGCACGCTGGCTCGCGCTGGTCGCCGAGTTCGACCGGCGGGAGGGGTGGGCGTCGTGGGGCATGCGCTCCTGCTCCGACTGGATCGCTTGGCGTTGCTCGCTCTCCTCGCGCTCGGCCCGCGAGCAGGTCCAGGTCGCGCGGGCGCTCGTCGACCTGCCCCTGATCCGGGCCGAGTTCGAGGCCGGACGTCTCAGCTACTCGAAGGTCCGCGCGCTGACCCGTGTCGCCGACGCCGAGTCGGAGGCCGACCTGATCGAGCTCGCGACCCACACCACCGCATCGCAGCTCATAGGCGCGGTTCGCTCGCTGGAACAGGTCGACGATCTCGCGCTTCGCGAGCGCGAGGAGGCGCGCCGCGTCTCGTGGTTCTGGAACGACGATGGCTGCCTCGAGCTGCGGGCGGTCCTGCCCGCCGAGGAGGGCGCCCTCCTCGTAGCGGCGATCGACGCCGCGCAGGAGGAGCTCTTCGCGCTCGACGATCACGACACCGAGGAGCCGTCCGGCCACTCGGCATCCGGCGCCGCGGCGCCGAATGGCTCGCGAAACGGCGCCGCGGCGCCGGTGAGCGAACCCGAGGCGGAACCGGTCCCGCCGCCGACGAACGCGGACGCCCTCCTCTACGTCGCCGAGAAGGCCCTCGCCCGCTCGACGCCGGGCGGCCCCGCCGCGGAGCGGCGATCACTGGTCGTCCACCTCGACCTCGAAGCCGATCACGCGCACGTCGAGGGAGGCCCGGCGCTTCACCCGACGACCGCGCGCCGGCTCGGCTGCGACACGGCCGCGATCGCCGCGATCGAGCGCGGCGAACGCGTTCTCTCGGTCGGTCGCCGCACCCGCTCGGTGCCGCCGTCGATCCGTCGCGCTCTCGCCGGGCGGGATCCACGATGTCGTTTCCCCGGCTGCCGCTCACGCCGCGGCCTCGATGCCCACCACGTCGTCCACTGGCAGGACGGAGGCGAGACCTCGCTCGAGAACCTCGTACTGGTCTGCCGGTCCCACCACCGTGCGCTGCACGAAGGCGGCTGCTCGGTCGAGCAGGCCCCCGATCTCCCGCATCGGTTCCGGTTTCGGGACCCGCACGACCGGGTCCTCGAGCCCGCCCCCTCCCCACCGGACCCGCCGGCGAGCGACTCCCGACCGGACCCCACGCTGCTGGGTCCGCTCCACACCGGCAGCGGCGAGCGGGTCGACCGAGCGCTCGCGATCGAAGCGCTGATCGCGATCCGCAAGGTAGCCCGCGAGCGCCGGAAGCGGGGGCGAGATCGGGACGGGCCCGGCCTCGACTACAGCTGA
- a CDS encoding helix-turn-helix transcriptional regulator, translated as MQANESVDDRVRRRLREIRRERGLTLSQVSELASIDVSTLSRLESGKRRLALDHVGPLAAGLGVSTDELLGAPEPRDPRVRHRTREVDGLTIVPLTNRAAAGLQAYKFVVSAGRTTPPDPLPVHEGHDWLYVMSGRMQLLLGEDDLVIEPGEAVEFSTLVPHWFGAVDGPVELVAILGPQGERVHLH; from the coding sequence ATGCAGGCAAACGAGTCGGTCGATGATCGCGTTCGGCGGCGGTTGCGTGAGATTCGCCGCGAGCGCGGGCTCACCCTGAGTCAGGTCTCCGAGCTTGCGAGCATCGACGTCTCGACGCTGAGCCGGCTCGAGTCGGGCAAGCGCCGGCTCGCGCTCGACCACGTCGGGCCGCTGGCGGCGGGTCTCGGCGTGAGCACCGATGAGCTGCTCGGCGCGCCGGAACCGCGCGATCCAAGGGTGCGGCACCGGACCCGGGAGGTGGATGGGCTGACGATCGTCCCGCTCACCAACCGCGCCGCCGCCGGGCTTCAGGCCTACAAATTCGTCGTCTCGGCCGGGCGCACGACGCCTCCGGACCCGTTGCCCGTGCACGAAGGTCACGACTGGCTCTACGTGATGAGCGGCCGCATGCAACTGCTGCTCGGCGAGGACGACCTCGTGATCGAGCCCGGCGAGGCGGTCGAGTTCTCGACGCTCGTTCCGCACTGGTTCGGCGCCGTCGACGGCCCGGTCGAGCTGGTCGCGATCCTCGGTCCGCAGGGCGAACGGGTCCACCTGCACTAG
- a CDS encoding bifunctional phosphoribosyl-AMP cyclohydrolase/phosphoribosyl-ATP diphosphatase HisIE — MAAFDSAADSPIRFDEHGLAPCIVQDATTGEVLMLAWVNAEAVERTRETGETHFWSRSRGELWHKGATSGNVQRVRSLRYDCDADALLAIVDPAGPACHTGERTCFYREVGGPASPEPDAPPADEPIAPQRFEVLPQLERVLDQRREEMPLASYTTRLLSDPPLIGAKVREEAEEVSRAAREESDDRVANEAADVIYHLDVLLASRGLALGDALDVLIERRRPR, encoded by the coding sequence TTGGCCGCCTTCGACTCCGCAGCCGACTCACCGATCCGATTCGACGAGCACGGTCTCGCGCCGTGCATCGTCCAGGACGCCACCACGGGCGAGGTACTGATGCTCGCCTGGGTAAACGCCGAGGCGGTCGAGCGGACGCGCGAGACGGGGGAGACCCACTTCTGGAGCCGCTCGCGGGGCGAGCTCTGGCACAAGGGCGCGACGTCGGGCAACGTCCAGCGCGTGCGCTCGCTTCGCTACGACTGCGACGCCGACGCGCTGCTCGCGATCGTCGATCCCGCGGGTCCGGCGTGCCACACGGGTGAGCGGACCTGCTTCTACCGCGAGGTCGGCGGGCCGGCCTCGCCCGAGCCGGATGCTCCGCCGGCCGACGAGCCGATCGCGCCGCAGCGCTTCGAGGTCTTGCCGCAGCTCGAGCGCGTGCTCGACCAGCGTCGCGAGGAGATGCCGCTCGCCTCGTACACGACGCGTCTGCTCTCCGACCCGCCGCTGATCGGAGCCAAGGTGCGCGAGGAGGCCGAGGAGGTCTCGCGCGCGGCGCGCGAGGAGTCCGATGACCGGGTCGCCAACGAGGCCGCCGACGTCATCTACCACCTCGACGTCCTGCTGGCCTCGCGCGGGCTCGCGCTCGGCGACGCCCTCGACGTCCTGATCGAGCGCCGGCGGCCGCGATGA
- a CDS encoding anthranilate synthase component I family protein, with translation MTGLEEARALLDGEAGANVVPVVHRFVEDCETPVSAFLKLRASELGRGPAYLLESAEQGQLGRYSFAGFMPHSLIRWSGEDGGTLRRWSEAEIGSGDPSGWAEPEVSKAADPYAAAREYVAAFRAAGLSDATDGGGAVGFFGYDLVRTVEPLGDPPPDPLGLPDMALMVCRLVLVFDHLKRELAVVGFAFVGEEGLEIAHRRARALIDDALEILDGPVPTHTPAMAASGAARREVRFESNLTREAFESNTSRIVEYVHAGDAFQVVPSQRFSAKVPVGAFSIYRGLRAVNPSPYMYFLDFGDFQLAGASPEPLIKVDGRRVETRPIAGTYPRGSSEEEDRRQAEALLADPKERAEHVMLVDLGRNDLGRVSEYGSVSVDEFMIVETYSHVLHIVSAVSGRLRDDVDAFDALRATLPAGTLSGAPKVRAMQIIDELEPVKRCSYGGAIGHVSFDGDLDTAIHIRTVVCKDGMAHVQAGGGTVADAVPEREFQESVNKAKAVFAAVELAAGQPDWE, from the coding sequence ATGACCGGCCTCGAAGAGGCCCGTGCGCTGCTCGACGGCGAGGCGGGAGCGAACGTCGTGCCCGTCGTCCACCGCTTCGTCGAGGACTGCGAGACGCCCGTGTCGGCGTTCCTCAAGCTGCGCGCGTCCGAGCTCGGCAGGGGCCCCGCCTACCTGCTCGAGTCGGCCGAGCAGGGGCAGCTCGGTCGCTACTCGTTCGCCGGTTTCATGCCGCACTCGTTGATCCGCTGGTCGGGCGAGGACGGAGGCACGCTGCGCCGCTGGAGCGAGGCCGAGATCGGCAGTGGCGACCCCAGCGGATGGGCCGAACCCGAGGTATCGAAGGCGGCCGATCCCTACGCCGCCGCTCGCGAGTACGTCGCGGCGTTCCGCGCCGCCGGGCTCTCCGACGCGACCGACGGCGGTGGTGCGGTCGGGTTCTTCGGCTACGACCTCGTCCGCACCGTCGAGCCGCTCGGCGACCCGCCGCCCGATCCGCTCGGGCTGCCCGACATGGCGCTGATGGTCTGCCGGCTCGTCCTCGTCTTCGACCACCTCAAGCGCGAGCTCGCGGTCGTCGGCTTCGCCTTCGTCGGCGAGGAGGGGCTCGAGATCGCGCACCGCCGCGCCCGAGCGCTGATCGACGATGCGCTCGAGATCCTCGACGGCCCGGTTCCGACACACACCCCGGCGATGGCCGCCTCGGGCGCCGCCCGGCGCGAGGTCCGCTTCGAGTCGAACCTGACGCGCGAGGCGTTCGAGTCCAACACCTCGCGGATCGTCGAGTACGTCCACGCCGGCGACGCGTTCCAGGTCGTCCCTTCGCAGCGCTTCTCGGCCAAGGTGCCGGTCGGGGCCTTCTCGATCTACCGTGGCCTGCGCGCGGTCAACCCCTCGCCCTACATGTACTTCCTCGACTTCGGCGATTTCCAGCTCGCCGGCGCCTCGCCGGAGCCGCTGATCAAGGTGGACGGCCGTCGCGTCGAGACGCGGCCGATCGCCGGGACCTACCCACGCGGCTCATCGGAGGAGGAGGACCGCCGTCAGGCCGAGGCGCTGCTAGCCGACCCGAAGGAGCGCGCCGAGCACGTGATGCTCGTCGACCTCGGACGCAACGACCTCGGTCGGGTCAGCGAGTACGGATCGGTGTCGGTCGACGAGTTCATGATCGTCGAGACCTACTCGCACGTGCTGCACATCGTCAGCGCCGTCTCGGGGCGGCTCCGCGACGACGTCGACGCCTTCGACGCGCTTCGGGCGACGCTGCCGGCGGGCACGCTCTCCGGCGCGCCGAAGGTCCGCGCGATGCAGATCATCGACGAGCTCGAGCCGGTCAAGCGCTGCTCCTACGGCGGCGCGATCGGCCACGTCTCCTTCGACGGCGACCTCGACACGGCGATCCACATCCGCACCGTGGTCTGCAAGGACGGGATGGCCCACGTCCAGGCCGGCGGCGGTACCGTCGCCGACGCGGTGCCCGAGCGCGAGTTCCAGGAGTCGGTCAACAAGGCGAAGGCCGTCTTCGCCGCGGTCGAGCTGGCGGCCGGCCAGCCGGACTGGGAGTGA
- a CDS encoding NAD(P)/FAD-dependent oxidoreductase: protein MEDLDCVVIGGGVAGLSAALVLGRARRRLLVVDAGEQSNLAADGIGGLLGSDRRPPADLYAQGRRELAAYPSTDFRHDRVVTVRAGEKGFEVETEDGLTARSSTLVLAPGMDYRYPDVAGLAERWGHGAFHCPFCHGWEVSGRPLGFLGDLEHGAERGLMLRAWSDDVTVFTNGSDDLGSEARERLDAAGVAVEERVIAALRGPGRELESIGFSDGTERPLGGLLVQTELHQRSDLATSLGLRLGSPNPVVKDPVKVDGRMAASVPGVFAAGDAAAQMPSIQNSIAAGAMAAAGVIHELTIARAPAPVSG from the coding sequence ATCGAAGACCTGGACTGCGTAGTGATCGGCGGCGGCGTCGCGGGCCTCAGCGCCGCGCTCGTGCTCGGCAGGGCGCGCCGGCGACTGCTCGTCGTCGACGCCGGCGAGCAGTCGAACCTCGCCGCCGACGGCATCGGCGGCCTACTCGGAAGCGACCGCCGCCCGCCCGCCGACCTCTACGCGCAGGGCCGTCGCGAGCTCGCGGCCTACCCGTCGACCGACTTCCGCCACGACCGCGTGGTCACGGTGAGAGCAGGCGAGAAGGGGTTCGAGGTCGAGACAGAGGACGGCCTCACGGCGCGCTCCTCGACCCTCGTCCTCGCCCCGGGGATGGACTACCGCTACCCCGATGTCGCCGGTCTCGCCGAGCGCTGGGGTCACGGCGCGTTCCACTGCCCGTTCTGCCACGGATGGGAGGTCTCGGGACGGCCGCTCGGTTTCCTCGGCGACCTCGAGCACGGCGCCGAGCGCGGCCTGATGCTGCGCGCCTGGAGCGACGATGTCACGGTCTTCACGAACGGCAGCGACGACCTCGGGAGCGAGGCTCGCGAAAGGCTCGACGCGGCGGGCGTCGCGGTCGAGGAACGCGTGATCGCCGCGCTCCGCGGGCCAGGTCGCGAGCTCGAGTCGATCGGCTTCAGCGACGGGACCGAGCGCCCGCTCGGCGGACTGCTCGTCCAGACCGAGCTCCATCAACGCTCCGATCTCGCGACGTCCCTCGGACTGCGGCTCGGCTCGCCGAACCCCGTCGTCAAGGACCCGGTCAAGGTCGATGGCCGCATGGCGGCGTCGGTCCCGGGGGTCTTCGCGGCCGGCGATGCCGCGGCTCAGATGCCTTCGATCCAGAACTCGATCGCGGCCGGAGCGATGGCCGCGGCCGGCGTGATCCACGAGCTGACGATCGCCCGCGCGCCGGCGCCGGTCTCGGGCTGA